In one window of Oryza sativa Japonica Group chromosome 9, ASM3414082v1 DNA:
- the LOC4347686 gene encoding seipin-2, with amino-acid sequence MEADEPAAAAASTSLDSDDSFFDALDSLPSPPSPPHTPSSSTLRRRRPRRGWSLKQHEDDTAASPTFSDSSTITVVDEAVKPDSEETSSHRPPPPPEEEDEEDAAEAAVEGEVEGEVEARDAKLNPAPAPAPTPTPPPPGILESLAMLVIKAVVFQVSALISCLTFPIRLLQWWFLLVTDPLGLVRRARGWALEVAGHATGAAAARLGGGEGVGRMVARLAWGSLWAVYVCVVLCSILVMAFLGGGLLVGKVVEEPIQVTETLNFDYTKPSPVAFVPVQRLVPPNQRMQLEVFLTLPESDYNRRLGVFQVRAEFLSADGKVISTSSQPCMLKFKSAHMHFIETFLRSVSLLSGYSSESQVIRLKMRGITEASEPVMGIRIILEQRAEFSPGAGIPEIYAASLKLEAELPLLKRILWNWRWTLFVWSSMGFFVFELLLALICCRPCIFPRSGHNAATP; translated from the exons ATGGAAGCAGacgagccggccgccgccgccgcctccacctccctcgactccgacgactCCTTCTTCGACGCCCTCGActccctcccttccccaccctctcctcctcacaccccttcctcctccaccctccgccgccgccgcccgcgccgcggaTGGAGTCTGAAGCAGCACGAGGACGACACCGCCGCATCACCTACGTTCTCTGATTCATCCACCATCACCGTCGTCGACGAGGCCGTCAAGCCCGACTCCGAGGAGACAAGCTCACACCGTCCTCCCCCGCCtcccgaggaggaagacgaggaggatgcggcggaggcggcggtggagggggaggtggagggggaggtggaggcgagGGACGCGAAGCTAAAtccggcaccggcaccggcaccgacgccgacgcctccgccgccgggcaTTCTCGAGTCCCTCGCCATGCTCGTCATCAAGGCGGTGGTGTTCCAAGTCAGCGCGCTCATCAGCTGCCTCACGTTCCCGATTCGGCTGCTGCAATGGTGGTTCCTCCTCGTGACGGACCCTCTCGGATTGGTGCGGCGAGCGAGGGGGTGGGCGCTCGAGGTGGCTGGGCACGCCAcgggcgccgcggccgcgcgtctcggcggcggggaaggggtGGGGCGCATGGTGGCGAGGCTGGCGTGGGGGTCGCTCTGGGCGGTGTACGTCTGCGTTGTTCTGTGCTCGATTCTGGTTATGGCGTTCCTCGGAGGAGGGCTCTTGGTGGGGAAAGTTGTGGAGGAGCCCATTCAGGTTACTGAGACCCTGAATTTTGATTACACCAAACCGAGCCCCGTGGCATTTGTTCCTGTACAGCGGTTGGTGCCGCCGAATCAGCGGATGCAGCTCGAGGTGTTCCTGACGCTGCCTGAATCGGATTACAACCGGAGGCTTGGAGTTTTCCAG GTAAGAGCAGAATTTCTATCAGCAGACGGCAAAGTGATCTCTACCTCAAGTCAACCATGCATGCTAAAGTTTAAGAGTGCCCATATGCACTTCATAGAAACTTTTCTGCGAAGCGTGTCTCTTTTGTCTGGCTATTCCTCAGAATCTCAGGTCATAAGACTAAAAATGAGGGGCATTACAGAGGCTTCAGAACCAGTAATGGGAATAAGGATAATTCTTGAACAACGAGCTGAATTTAGTCCTGGTGCAGGCATCCCAGAGATCTATGCCGCATCACTAAAGCTTGAGGCAGAACTACCTCTGCTCAAGAGAATACTCTGGAACTGGAGATGGACCCTTTTTGTCTGGAGTAGCATGGGGTTCTTTGTTTTTGAATTATTGCTGGCCCTTATTTGCTGTAGACCCTGTATATTTCCCAGGAGTGGACATAACGCTGCAACTCCTTAG
- the LOC4347685 gene encoding endoglucanase 24 precursor, with product MGSKTKGCCGWLIVALVASLVATAAVVAIMKKKVGGGSGRKLKPLPVPGPPGAIDSKYGDALGVALQFFQVQKAGKLENNQIPWRGDSALDDGKPAGLDLSKGMYDAGDHIKFSFPMAFTATVLSWSILEYGDQMSATKQLDPALDALRWITDFLVNAHPSDNVFYIQVGDPDLDHNCWERPETMSEKRPLTQINTKSPGSDVAAEAAAAMASASIVFKSRDTTYSDSLLQHAQKLFTFADTYKGLASDTYPKLQNYYNSTGYQDELLWAASWLYHATGDQTYLSYVTVENGKAFADWGRPTWFSWDDKLAGTQVLLSRLNFFGSKQTSNAENMGLKMYRDTAEAVICGLLPDSPSATASRTGGGLVWISGWNSLQHATNAAFLAVVYSDYMLTSQTAAVQCSGKYYSPTDIRNFAISQANYILGDNPMKLSYLVGYGSSYPQQVHHRGASIPADAKTGCKGFQYLHSTSPNPNVAMGALVGGPFQNDTFVDSRDNAVQTESSTYNSGTLVGLLSGLVTTSSVAQSFT from the exons ATGGGGTCCAAGACGAAGGGGTGCTGCGGGTGGCTGATCGTGGCGCTGGTGGCGTcgctggtggcgacggcggcggtggtggccatcATGAAGAAGAAGGTCGGCGGGGGGAGCGGGCGCAAGCTCAAGCCGCTGCCGGTGCCCGGCCCGCCCGGGGCCATCGACTCCAAGTACGGCGACGCGCTCGGGGTGGCGCTCCAGTTCTTCCAGGTCCAGAAGG CGGGGAAGCTGGAGAACAACCAGATCCCGTGGAGGGGGGACTCGGCGCTGGATGATGGGAAACCAGCGGGGCTGGATCTTTCCAAGGGAATGTATGATGCTGGTGATCATATCAAGTTTAGTTTCCCGATGGCCTTCACGGCAACGGTGCTCTCGTGGTCCATACTTGAGTATGGAGATCAGATGAGCGCCACGAAGCAGCTGGACCCTGCGCTTGATGCTCTCCGATGGATCACTGATTTCCTCGTCAATGCGCATCCATCTGACAATGTGTTCTACATTCAG GTTGGTGATCCTGATCTAGATCACAACTGCTGGGAAAGGCCGGAGACTATGTCTGAGAAAAGACCACTCACACAGATTAACACAAAGTCTCCTGGATCAGATGTTGCTGCTGAGGCAGCAGCAGCTATGGCATCAGCATCAATTGTTTTCAAATCCAGAGACACTACATATTCTGATTCACTTCTTCAACATGCTCAGAAGTTGTTTACTTTTGCTGATACTTATAAAGGCCTCGCCAGTGACACCTATCCAAAGCTCCAAAACTACTATAATTCTACTGGTTATCAAGACGAACTCCTGTGGGCAGCGAGTTGGCTCTATCATGCTACAGGAGACCAAACATACCTCAGTTATGTGACTGTAGAGAATGGAAAAGCTTTTGCTGATTGGGGAAGGCCAACATGGTTCAGTTGGGATGACAAACTTGCAGGGACACAG GTGCTCTTGTCAAGATTAAATTTCTTTGGATCCAAACAGACATCTAATGCTGAAAACATGGGACTCAAAATGTACAGAGACACTGCTGAAGCCGTCATTTGTGGGCTCCTACCAGATTCTCCATCAGCTACTGCCAGTAGGACTGGTG GGGGATTGGTGTGGATAAGTGGATGGAATTCTCTCCAGCATGCCACAAATGCAGCATTCCTTGCTGTTGTTTACAGTGACTACATGCTCACATCGCAAACAGCAGCAGTGCAATGCAGTGGAAAGTACTACAGTCCTACAGATATACgcaattttgctatatcacaG GCTAATTACATCTTGGGAGACAACCCAATGAAGCTTAGCTACCTGGTTGGATATGGGAGCAGCTACCCACAGCAGGTACACCACAGAGGGGCGTCGATCCCCGCTGATGCAAAGACAGGCTGCAAAGGATTCCAGTATCTTCATTCTACGAGCCCAAACCCAAACGTCGCCATGGGAGCCCTCGTGGGCGGGCCGTTCCAGAATGACACTTTCGTCGACTCTCGGGACAATGCTGTTCAGACAGAGTCAAGCACTTACAACAGCGGCACCCTCGTTGGTCTTCTTTCTGGTCTGGTCACAACTTCCTCTGTGGCGCAGTCGTTCACCTAG